In Vigna angularis cultivar LongXiaoDou No.4 chromosome 8, ASM1680809v1, whole genome shotgun sequence, the DNA window GGAAGAGTGGGTGAGGTTGCCAAAAAAATGCAAATAATTGGAAATCAATTGGACCAGGTAGTGTTGGTGTTGTTCCAAGAATAGGGTATGAAGGAGATGAATCGGACAAAGCAAAAAACAAGTCGGAAAAAGCAAAGAATAAGTCCGTCAACATTATTGAGAAGTTGTCCACAATGAAAAACAAGTTGGTCATGAACCCAATTGTTACTATTAATTAAAGGAGTCATTTTGACATGGGTTGATGCAGgaagaaagatgaaagaaagaaagttttaaGTTTATGGGAAAGTTTTGTAGGAATAAACTTTAATGTAAGAGTTATCAGATAATTATTGAGAATGGTAGTAGTTATTGCATTGGGAGAGAAAGAGTGAGAAAGTTACTCTGTTATGTTTTATAGTCATTATAGTGTGctatttgtaataattagaCACATTATGCTCTGTATATGAAAGGCCTAATGCTAATCTTATAAATTGTAAGACTTATGCAATGCAAGATACAACAAAAGTGAATTCAAAAAACCTTATATGTTCTTTTGACCTGATGAGATGCAAGTGATTGTGTATCTCGAGTTGTGATTATGACCTTGCTGCCAAGACCAAACCAATCAGGGTTTCCAGCCGGTGCTTGTGATTGCTCGGATTGTCAACGTCATCAAGAATGAGAACCTTCTTTCTCTACAACCTTTGTTGTATCATTGAAATTCCTTCATGTTCACTTGCTAAGTTGATGTCTTTCTTTCCAAGTATTTTAGAAAGAAGGATGCTTTGGAGGTCTTTCTGCCCATGTTTATTTGATTTCTCTCACACATGAaaacaagaacaataaaaaaTGACTGCAATCAAATTAGAAACTGCTAGAGCGAGTGTTGTTTTTCCTACCCCACACATACCATGGATCCCTATCACTATTTTGACACTGCACAAAATGAATACCAGCACCAATCCTTTTTACTTAATCACTAACGGTACAGCGAACTTTTCCCACGAAAAGGTATATCATTAAATCGAATCTGACAAAACAGAggaaactgaaaataaaatcttaaattgtTAAAGTATTTAGAAAAGTCCCCGACCAAAATAGAGGCCTTCTGTCCATGTCTTAATACTTGAAATTTGTATGGTCAAGGTTAGCAAGAATTTTAACGTTAAATCATTAGAGAAGTAAAACTAACTCCAAGAAAAATTATGAAGTAAAAAGCATACAAACTTCTGTGcgaaacttttgaaaaaaaaaaatttctctctTTCTAATTTGCTTTACTTTTGATCAATCCTGACCATTGTCTTTCATTTCATAAAGATTATACACTGTAAAATCACATAATTAACTTAGTTGgttgttttactttattttcactTCTTAATTGGAAATGTGTAGTGATATTTTTGACAACTATATTTCCTGCAACATAAAAATTTGTTTCTACATCAGTGGTATGCTTAGACTAATTGTGAATTTTTCTCACATTTATCATATACCTTTTTTTCTCAATCACAGTCTCTTTTCTCACGTGTATTCTAATGGCTATCAGTTTGCTATTTCATGATTCATGATTAATTTTCAgtcaatttaaaagttaattattatttttttccccAATCTTATTCCGTGCCAAAGTGCAAGTCTTCGCCTTCTGCATCCATTGCCAATTTTGTGCAATTAACTATAACAGTATAAACAAGTATACATACATTGCTTTTACTGTTACTTAGTATAGATTTTTTGTAATGAAAACAACGAAACCAAGTTAACAAAAAAGGGAAGTCAAATATAAAGGATTAATTCATATTCATTTCCGTatcaataaaatcataataaataaataaagtataagTATTTTGCTGTAATTTTTAGTTGTTGCGCTTTTAGATATTAAAGTGAAAtggttttaatttcattaaactATTAGCTTATCAAAAGATTATTGttgttcattttcatttttcataatacaatattataataGTCATATAAGGGATTGTGAATGTATTCTTGAAAACTCCGTCCTTGCAGGATCTTGACATTGGACCATTAACTCAGGAAGGTgggaattattttttaaactaaacatGGCTACAATGTTACATAGTTATGTAATAAATAAGTGAATATTTATTGAAGTTTTCTCCAAGATAGTGTTAATAACTAAACTAAGCATGGCTCCAGCCTGTTACATAgtcatataataaataagtgAATATTCATTGAAGTTTCTGttggataaattttaaatggaCCCACATGTTTTTAATGATATGAAAAGAAGTGTGGAAAGTGTCAGCATATTTCCACCGTAAGTGCATCTCTTAGTCAAAAGGAGTTAGGTATTGTGTTGGCATCATTATCCATGTAGTGAGTGGAGATGTTAGGTAAGCTTTGGTTGtttggttttattataaatgtatgCTTGATAGCTGTGAAAGGAGTGTGGCACACTAAAGTGTGTGCACCGTGGGAATGGGCAGAGAGAAGCCTCACGGTTTTGTGAGAGAAAACCAGAGAGGGAGAAGCCACCAAAGTCATGGTGTTTTGTGAGAAAGGTAGAAGGGTATGCAACCCATGAATAGAGAAAAGtacagagagagagagtggCACGCCAccgagaagaagaaagaaaggaatatTGTGAGTGTgtggaaagagagaaaaatagaggagTGTGGTGTGTGTGCCGTGGAGTACCAGAGAAGAAAAGAGGGGTTGCACTTTGTGTTGGGTTGTTATTGTGTGAGTTGTTTGTTGTGAGTTAGAGAGATTAAAGTATTGTGTTTGTATGTGTATGTTCTGGATAGTTGTCcagaaaatttataataataagagTACATTTCCCAGATTTATACAAAGTGGTTTAAGAGAGCGTTTAAAATTTCTACAGTTTCGGCCAGGAGTGTTAATATATTAACTAAACATAGCTCCAATGTTACATAGTTATGTAATATATAAGTGCATATTCATTGAAGTTTGGTTCAAGAGTGTTAATAAGTAAACTTTCTTCTTATGGCTGTAACATCACCTTCCCAAGCATACAGCTACGATGTGTTTCTCAATTTCAGAGGCTCAGACACACGCCAAGGTTTTACTGGCTTTCTCTACAAAGCTCTACTTGACAGTGGAATCCACATTTTCATTGATGATGAGGGCATTCAGAGTGGAAAGATAATAACACCAGAACTCAAGGAGGCAATTGAAAAGTCCAGGATTGCCATCACTGTGCTCTCTACAAACTatgcttcttcttccttctgTTTAGATGAACTTGAAATAATTCTTGACTGCTTCAAAAGGACAAAACTCTTGGTGTTGCCTGTCTTTTACAAGGTGCCTCCTTCTCATGTCAGACACCAGCAAGGAAGTTATGGAGAAGCATTGGCCAGACTAGAGGAAGGGCTCCACCATAAAATGAAGAATTGGAAGAAGGCGCTGAAAAAAGTAGCTAACCATTCTGGCTTTCATTTCGAGGATGAGTATGCCTCTTCACCAATCTTTGTAGTTTCTGTtggattaaattttatttttcattagatTGGACTCGTTGAAATTctaagagaaaatatttttttggttgaCGTGTGTGTCAAGACATTGATGGATACAACACAAGGCTTTAAGTTTGACTTGGTTGAACTTTTTGTTTGAAGCAGAAAAGAATATGAGCACAAGCTTATTGAGAAGATTGTTGAGCGTGTCTTCAGCATTATTAGTAATGTTGAAGAAAGATTGCATGTTGCAGATTACCCAGTTGGACTAGAGTCACAGGTCCATGAAATAAGAAAGCTTTTGGATGTTGGAGATGATGATGGTGTCAACATGATAGGAATCCACGGAATGGGCGGTGTAGGGAAATCAGCACTTGCCCGGAGAGTTTATAATTTGATTACTCATCAATTTGAAGGTTCGTGTTTCCTTCAAAATGTAAGAGAAGAATCAAACAAACATGGGTTAAAACACCTCCAAAGCATCATTCTTTCACAGGTACTTGGAATGAAGGAAATCAACTTAGCAAGTGAGCAACAAggaatttcaataataaaaaataggcTCAAGCGAAAGAAGGTTCTCTTAATTCTGGATGATGTAGACAAGCACAAGCAATTACATGGAATTGTTGGAAGTCCTGAATGGTTTGGTCCCGGCAGCGTAGTCATCATCACCACTCGGGACAAACAACTTCTAGCATCTCATGAGGTTAAAAGAACACATGAGGTGAAGGAATTGAATGAGATAGATGCTCTTAAGTTGCTTAAATTTAAAGCTTttaaaatggaagaagttgatcCAAGTTACGATGAGGTATTGAATCAGGTAGTAACTTATGCTTCCGGTATTCCACTGGCTTTGGAAGTAATAGGTTCCAACTTGTTTGGAAAAAGTGTTCAAGAATGGGAATCTGCTATCAAACAATACAAAAGAATTCCTAATAATAAAATCCTAGAGATCCTTAAAGTAAGCTTTGATTCAttgggagaagaagagaagagtgTTTTTCTTGACATTGCTTGTTGCTTCAAAGGGTATAAATTGACAGAGATTGAAGAGAAACTTCGTGCTCTTTATGATAACTGCATGAAGTACCATATTGGGGTGCTAGTTGAAAAGTCTCTCATAAAGTTTAGTCATGATGAAAGAGTCACATTTCATGACTTGATTGAGGACATGGGTAAAAGAATTGACCGTCAACAATCACCGAGAGAGCCAGGGAAGAGAAGGAGATTATGGTTACAGGAAGATATTATTCAAGTTTTGAAAGACAAATCGGTGAGTGAGTGAGTGACTTATGAATGGTTGTCTCTCATCCTTTTTCTGTCTATTGAATTTTTTCATCACCGTTGTCTTTTTTCTTACAATTTGGAAATTTCTCTCAATACTTTATTCAATGTCTCACATATACTTGTTGATTAGTGCATTTTGCTATAACAGGGCACTAGTGAAATCAAAATTATCTGCCTGCATTTCTCCATATCCGACGATCAAGTAGTAGAATGGGATGGAAACGCTTTCACAGATATGAAAAGTCTTAAAATACTTATTGTTAGAAATGGTATCTTTTCCCAAATTTGGAATCATCTACCAGAAGGTTTGAAGGTACTAGAATGGAGGGCACAGGTAGTAGCTAATGGTTGCATCACATCATTGGAGTATGGTAGGTTATCCAAGGCAAGTTTGAAGAATACATTTTACTCatgttgtaaataaataaattcactGTAAGCTCATAGTAATATTCTAGAGATGATGTTTGCATGTAAGTTTATTGTTAATGGTATTCAAAGATCTCACTTGGTAACAAAATTTGTACTAATTTTTCCGTGtagtttgaaaatattttcagaGCATAGAAAATAGAGGAGAGACATGGGAAGTACCACCATTTTATGTACACAAGGCCCATTTGTGCAATAAACCATAGATAAGTCATTAAGGATAGTGTCCATTGACACATCAGAAAACCATCTTGTTCTTTTCTCAAATAGCTTTTACTACATCTTTTTGCAGGTTCAATTGTTTCCTTCTAAATGCAAGGATGATAAGGCTGCTGGTTACtatgaataattttatcatGAAGGAGAAAGACTTAAACAAGTTAAATTTTGTACTTCTTACATTTATGGAGAACTATCAAGATATAACATATGTTTTCCAGttgttttcttatattatgTTGATGATAGTTGTTTCTGTATGGGGTCGAGTCACCTAAATCTGTGGGCTTGGTGCTACGTTCGTCCGATCTTCTCGCCGTCCTCTCTTCCGTTGGTCACAGTCCGTTCGTCCTGTATGCCTGGGAGGGTACCTATCAAAGGTGCTCCGATGCTTAAGTTAGTAAAGGTCTGATCGGTTGTTTAGGtaataaatgtgtaattaatGAATCTGTttacctcttacctttgacctatatttatagttttggtcaTGGGCCTAGGATTAGCAGGACCTTAAACACGGTTCAATCCAGAGCCCAGCCCTCTAATCGGTGTTTTACCTTAATCATTTTTGCAGACCTACCTATCATGATCGTCCGGTCTGAGTGCTCGAGTCCTGCCGAACGTCCCATGTGTTCTGTCTGGGACCGTCCGGGGTCATCTGGTACAATAGTTattatcatcaacatataatcCCTTCCTAGATACATTTGccttatcaatatttttttctttaattttagcaACCCTTTTTAATTGGGTTAGCAACAGTTGTCCATGGGTTTTTTTCCTAATCTCGTAGTATCCTTGCCTTCCCTCTTTCTGAGCATTTTCTCCTCACCATTTACCCTATTAGCTTGATTAAGTCCATTCACCAAAgaaattaatcataataaagaaggaagaaaacaatGGCAACATTCTTTACCTGCTTCACTAGTTTACATTAAATCAGGCTTTCCATTtcagatttaattaaaatactaatcATCTGAAACAATCGAACACTCTGCTCCCTtctgttgtaatttgagataatatctttagaatcttcctaattagaaaaaatagatatataatcttttattttattttatttttctagttttcctatttccctttttaggagaattagattattacaaatagagggtatcagaatgtattttttatgattgagaataataaatcagtcttatttttCAACTTGGTATCAGAGTCTGTTTGATTCGCTTCCGCTATCTTTGTTGTCTGCCGGCAGCCAGCCGCCAGCTGTCGGCGGCCCCCTAAAAGTCTCTTCTTTACCATGTGTTTTTAATGGGCTCCAATTGCCCTAGTCAACTTCTGTTTTAGAATTCTGGCCGTTTTTCCAGTATTACCAAATACAAAGTTTGTTTGAGTATGATCAGAATGGGATTCGAACTCATTCCCTTTCGGACCAGTAGCTGAAACTGGTGCTTTAGATCTGTTGATGCCAAATCAATTTTAGCGCATTCTTATTGACTTCCAGTTGAATCAAAGAGACCGAAAGTCTCTTCTTCGAAGAACCCATGGAAGGCCACTGCCTTCACTGTTTATTCTGTTGTGCACCGCTGCTCTCCGCCATCGAACACCATCGTCCTCTGTATGCTGCCACCATCGCACTTTCGTCGAGTGACCAGTGGATCTGGACCGCCTCCTTAAGCGACGACTAACCACGCCGGTTCCGAGGGCTACCTCTCATTCATGCGCCGTCACGAGCACCAAATCTGTCTGATCGTCGCCGGCCACTGTCATAGTTTCGATCGGTGATCAGCGGATCTGGATCGTCTCTTCAAGCGCGACCTAACCCTGGTGGTCGACGTCTCTGTCTCGTCCGCACGCACCGTCACGCGCCTCCTCTCTCTGGTAGATCTCGGACGCGTGTTCATCACGCGCCGTCGTCCTTGTGTCGGAATCACACCGCGTCACTTCCGGTCGTGTCGCCGGACCTCCATCTTTCTGTTCTGACCCTCCATAGCAGCCATGGCTGCCATCTTTGTTGTCTTCACAGCATCTTCGTCTTCTCTCCGTGACTTCTGCTTTGCGAGCTACTGTTCGCCTCACGTTTCATGACCAGGGAGACTTCTTTTGATGCCTAGTTCGCTTTCGACACCAATGCGTCACTTCTTTCTTCTCCATTGCGAAGGGCTCTCTGCCTCCACCAATGGGTTTCGCCTCGCGTCGTGCTGTGTTATTCTTgccttttcttccctttcttgtGCAACATTGATTGGTGCTTCTTGATGTCGTCTCTGCTGCTTTAATGTCACTGATGCCACAGTCGGCGTCGGCACAATCAACCGCCATTGCAGTCAGTCGCTACCGCCACAGACAGGAGTCTCGCCGCTTTGTGAGCTATTGTCAATCTCTCTGCAACCCTTGAAcagtcttttcttttttatcttcgGGTGTTCCACCTTCAATCCAACTTGGAGGAGTTGGAATCCATGCACGCATCTTCTTAGGACCAATCGAGCGCTCTTCCTTTCCTTGCTGCTCCGTTGATTCAACTTGTGAGCCACTGACCTGTCTCCACCATTCTCTCGACGCCACTGCATCACCTCTTTCTTGGATTGCTGACTTTCTTCTTGGGCTCAAGTTTAGTGTGTCACTTCTTTGGGTCTTTTGATGCCATCATAAGTCCCAATATTTGGTGTTTTGGTTTCTGCCATGTGAAATGATCTTTGCACCGCCAATGCCTTGTTGTAACAGCTCACTAAGAGTTGTTTTATGAGATTGCCCCCTGATTTGACTTGTTCGATgttaggggtttcagatttgtccCCAAGTACGGATCGGTTCTTACCCGTTCTTCCACGTTCACGTCATTGACGTGTGTTCAATcgtgaggggaagaaaagtttaAGTCGTTGCAGGGTAGTTAGTCCTtgaaggtttgttgttgtttcagCCTCTGTAGGGTGGTAAGTCCCTataggtttgttgttgttagccACTGCAGGCAGTTCAGTTCCTGCAGGTTTGTTGCTGTTTAGGGCAGTGAAATCTATGAAGGTTGGTTGTtgttagggcagttaagtccctaaaggtttgttgttgttaaggCAGTTAAGTCCCTTAAGGTTCGTTGTTGTTCAGGGTGGTTAAAGTCCCTACAGGTTTGTGGTTGTTAGCCTTTTCAGGCCTCCCATATGTTACTCATGGAAATCTTGTTCTtgtagtttgttgttgtttgctgCTGCAAGTCATTATCCATTTTTTATGGAAATCTCTCTCATCCATTgttgtccaagttgaagtttcatggtgctagttcgcCCTCGTCCATCgctgtccaagttgaagtttcatgaTGCTAGTTTGCCCTCGTCCATtgctgtccaagttgaagtttcattgTGCTAGTTCGCTTTTGTCCATTGCtgtccaatttggtttattgaCGTTCTCTACAATTGAGTTTGACtattccaagcttggttcatacaatcttgtatgatccagcttgagggggagtattgtaatttgagataatatctttagaatcttcctaattagaggaaatagacatataatcttttgttttattttattttcctagttttcctattttcctttttaggagaattagattattacaaatagagggtatcataatgtattttttatgattgagaataataaatcagtcttatttttcaactatcttttctcttcttcaattTACACAGATCAAAATAAcaagtttatataaaatgagTTACTATGATAAAGTATGACACAGGATAATTTACCTTTCGAACTAATTTTACCACTTATAAACTTTAACTCCATCGAACTTCACACTATGCACTTGCACCGTGTGTGAATCTTGCTAGTCCATACCGCTAAGATGATTGTTCAATTTTCTCATGCTAATGGATCAATGAAATGAATATCCTCCATGGACTATGGCATGACTCCTTTAAGTACATAAAGTATGACTCCTTTAAGGATTGAGATTTGTTCACAATACACAAGTTTTTGAATTCTGTtacaaagattaaaaaatatatatatgatctaATTCCATCCAGAACCTGACAAAATCAAGGGAGAATCTTGACAGTCAGTTTATGAAAGCCATGTAAAATCTtgaaatgaaaatggaaattCTTTTATGGGAGTGTACTGGAAATTGAGTTCACATATGTTTTCCAGTTTTTTTCTTATACTTATGGAGAACTATCGAGATATAACAGCACGAAAGATGGAGGTTTCAACAGAGGTCAACTTGACAGTCGAAAATTTTTGAGCTGGGTGCAACCAAAAGCACTCATTATTTTAACCATGTAACTAAATTCTGACACTATTCAAATGAAAGTTTCTCCACATTTGCTAACCAGATATGTTATATATCTTGGTTAAACCTTTTGCATTGGAAAATTTCAAAACTCTTAGATTCACCGACTTCtgcaaagaaaaaagaagaattgCATGAATAATCTTACAGTGGATTTATCAATTTACAAGATAAGGAAAATGCACTCATTAAACTTGCCTTCAATAAGTTTGTCAACTCAATTGTCGAAATATTACTGCAGGGTAACTTGCATATGGCAAATTCCTTTGGATGAAAATCAGATGGTAAACAATTTGACGGATATCTCCACCATTCAAGCACTCTCAAATTATCTGGGAGATATTCTGGACCTTTGGAAAAACCACCATGTCTAATAATAAGTGTTTTGAGGTTTTGCATATTCTGGAAGACCTTTCCATCCCATTCTACTATTTCTTCTTGATCAAATATGGAGAAATCCAGACATATGATTTCAATTTTACTAGTTCCCTGTTAATGCAAAAGGCATGAACCAACCACAATACAAGAATGTGTAAGACTTCAGTACACATATTTAGGGAGAAATactacaaaagaaaagaaaaaacaactaTGATGTGAAAATATGATAATCAAAAACGATAAACCAAACCAATCATGAATTTAACTCACCCTGTTGTTTTCTAAAAGTTGTCTTACATCTTCGAGTAACCATAATCTCGTACGCTCACCTGGCCCTATCAATGATTCCTGTCGGACAATATCTTTACCCATGTCCTCAATCAAGTCATGCAATGTAACTCTGTCATAACAAGGTTTTGTACCATGACTAAGCTTAACTAAAGATTTGTCAACCAATAAGTCAATGTAACACTTCATGTTCTGACCATAATGAGCTTGAAGTATATCTTCGACCTCTGCCAATTCATATCCTTTGTAGCAACAAGCAAGGTCAAGGAAAACACCCCTTTCTTTTTCCTCCAAAGAATCAAAGCTTGATTTAAGTATTGCTTCGACCGGATTATTGGGACATTTTTCTAATTGATGAATGACAGATTTCCATTCTTCTACACTTTTTCCACACAAGTTGGAACCTATTACTTCCAAAGCTAATGGAATGCCAGCAGAAAAAGTTACTGCACGATTCAAGAGCTTCTCATACCTTGGATCAAAGTAATGCTTTTTAAAAGCTTTCCATTTAAGCAATACAAGAGCATccttgttatttaatttcttcACCTCATAAGTTCTTTGAACATCATGGGAGGCAAGGAGCTGTTCATCTCGTGTTGTGATTATGACTCTGCTGCCACGACCAAACCAATCAGCTCTTCCAAGAACTGCCTGCAATTGCTCCTGCCTGTCAACATCGTCTAGAATCAAGAGAACCTTCTTTTTCTGGAGCCTGCGTTGTATCATTAAAATTCCTTGTTGCATACTAGTTAACTTGATGTCCTTCTCTCCAAGTAAATTCTCAAGAATGGTGCTTTGGAGGTATTGTAACCCATGCTTGTTtgatttttctctcacattttcaACAAAACATGAAGCATCAAACCTTTCagaaatcaaattattataaacatcTTGAACAAGTGTCGATTTTCCAATCCCGCCAGTTCCATGAATCCCGATCATGTGGGCACCACCATCACATCCAACATCCAAAAGTTTCATTACTTCTTGCACTTGTGACTCTAGTCCAATTGGGTAATGAGCACGATTAATCTTCTTGGAGACCCACTCCACAATCTTCCCAATAAGCTCATATTCATA includes these proteins:
- the LOC108345552 gene encoding disease resistance protein Roq1-like isoform X3, which produces MAVTSPSQAYSYDVFLNFRGSDTRQGFTGFLYKALLDSGIHIFIDDEGIQSGKIITPELKEAIEKSRIAITVLSTNYASSSFCLDELEIILDCFKRTKLLVLPVFYKVPPSHVRHQQGSYGEALARLEEGLHHKMKNWKKALKKVANHSGFHFEDDRKEYEHKLIEKIVERVFSIISNVEERLHVADYPVGLESQVHEIRKLLDVGDDDGVNMIGIHGMGGVGKSALARRVYNLITHQFEGSCFLQNVREESNKHGLKHLQSIILSQVLGMKEINLASEQQGISIIKNRLKRKKVLLILDDVDKHKQLHGIVGSPEWFGPGSVVIITTRDKQLLASHEVKRTHEVKELNEIDALKLLKFKAFKMEEVDPSYDEVLNQVVTYASGIPLALEVIGSNLFGKSVQEWESAIKQYKRIPNNKILEILKVSFDSLGEEEKSVFLDIACCFKGYKLTEIEEKLRALYDNCMKYHIGVLVEKSLIKFSHDERVTFHDLIEDMGKRIDRQQSPREPGKRRRLWLQEDIIQVLKDKSGTSEIKIICLHFSISDDQVVEWDGNAFTDMKSLKILIVRNGIFSQIWNHLPEGLKVLEWRAQVVANGCITSLEYGSIVSF
- the LOC108345552 gene encoding disease resistance protein Roq1-like isoform X1 codes for the protein MAVTSPSQAYSYDVFLNFRGSDTRQGFTGFLYKALLDSGIHIFIDDEGIQSGKIITPELKEAIEKSRIAITVLSTNYASSSFCLDELEIILDCFKRTKLLVLPVFYKVPPSHVRHQQGSYGEALARLEEGLHHKMKNWKKALKKVANHSGFHFEDDRKEYEHKLIEKIVERVFSIISNVEERLHVADYPVGLESQVHEIRKLLDVGDDDGVNMIGIHGMGGVGKSALARRVYNLITHQFEGSCFLQNVREESNKHGLKHLQSIILSQVLGMKEINLASEQQGISIIKNRLKRKKVLLILDDVDKHKQLHGIVGSPEWFGPGSVVIITTRDKQLLASHEVKRTHEVKELNEIDALKLLKFKAFKMEEVDPSYDEVLNQVVTYASGIPLALEVIGSNLFGKSVQEWESAIKQYKRIPNNKILEILKVSFDSLGEEEKSVFLDIACCFKGYKLTEIEEKLRALYDNCMKYHIGVLVEKSLIKFSHDERVTFHDLIEDMGKRIDRQQSPREPGKRRRLWLQEDIIQVLKDKSGTSEIKIICLHFSISDDQVVEWDGNAFTDMKSLKILIVRNGIFSQIWNHLPEGLKVLEWRAQVVANGCITSLEYGRLSKASLKNTFYSCCK
- the LOC108345552 gene encoding disease resistance protein Roq1-like isoform X2, with translation MAVTSPSQAYSYDVFLNFRGSDTRQGFTGFLYKALLDSGIHIFIDDEGIQSGKIITPELKEAIEKSRIAITVLSTNYASSSFCLDELEIILDCFKRTKLLVLPVFYKVPPSHVRHQQGSYGEALARLEEGLHHKMKNWKKALKKVANHSGFHFEDEKEYEHKLIEKIVERVFSIISNVEERLHVADYPVGLESQVHEIRKLLDVGDDDGVNMIGIHGMGGVGKSALARRVYNLITHQFEGSCFLQNVREESNKHGLKHLQSIILSQVLGMKEINLASEQQGISIIKNRLKRKKVLLILDDVDKHKQLHGIVGSPEWFGPGSVVIITTRDKQLLASHEVKRTHEVKELNEIDALKLLKFKAFKMEEVDPSYDEVLNQVVTYASGIPLALEVIGSNLFGKSVQEWESAIKQYKRIPNNKILEILKVSFDSLGEEEKSVFLDIACCFKGYKLTEIEEKLRALYDNCMKYHIGVLVEKSLIKFSHDERVTFHDLIEDMGKRIDRQQSPREPGKRRRLWLQEDIIQVLKDKSGTSEIKIICLHFSISDDQVVEWDGNAFTDMKSLKILIVRNGIFSQIWNHLPEGLKVLEWRAQVVANGCITSLEYGRLSKASLKNTFYSCCK